In Anaerobaca lacustris, a single genomic region encodes these proteins:
- a CDS encoding HEAT repeat domain-containing protein, with protein sequence MTRRKNTPAIEPDKQAKVKSFFKSEWPLLLYPVLVVAAIVLLQMVDRSIEKDLTPSPRQQHPHTSTTTTLERGPLGASETAVGEDGSTPDTGWAAPSSDAATTPDTDQAADRLRTIEALRDRAGSATSEGFAFGAAESQELQGINGILADLRKAVQSQDHSRIKQAMDDLVALGDEVVGPLSDLVASGTDEAALWAAEALARIGTPTATAALFDTLAQIRDGHYKEQVAKTASNISNHDSWPLLLDTFQDTKDATVQRAAGASLSKMADTPVLDEIIARYDAALTEEEAAHLAQLVGNINSPGANESLRALAGSVSGVPLDSLQQAAIDALANVADAQSVSFLLSQLEAASPGEGGSLFNTVANISSPQAHSALLYAAAGSKDVSAEQGRAAAIYALENYPSVETCVLLEQIVASEDNIAVVTAALRTLENIQKAVPSAVEKVASKADSGTLLSVDPLQK encoded by the coding sequence ATGACGCGTCGAAAGAACACCCCGGCAATCGAGCCGGACAAACAGGCGAAGGTCAAGAGCTTCTTCAAGTCGGAATGGCCGCTTCTTCTGTATCCGGTCCTGGTGGTGGCCGCCATTGTTTTGCTCCAGATGGTGGACCGGTCCATCGAGAAGGACCTGACCCCGTCGCCGCGACAGCAGCATCCGCATACATCAACAACAACCACCCTGGAGCGGGGCCCTCTGGGTGCATCCGAGACGGCGGTCGGAGAAGATGGATCGACGCCGGATACCGGCTGGGCCGCGCCATCCTCCGACGCAGCAACGACACCGGATACCGACCAGGCAGCCGACCGACTCCGGACGATCGAAGCCCTCAGAGATCGCGCCGGTTCGGCGACCTCCGAAGGCTTCGCATTCGGCGCCGCCGAGTCACAGGAACTGCAAGGGATCAACGGTATCCTGGCGGACCTGCGTAAAGCGGTCCAGAGCCAGGATCACTCTCGCATCAAGCAGGCCATGGATGACCTGGTCGCACTCGGCGACGAAGTCGTAGGACCGCTGAGCGATCTGGTCGCCAGCGGAACAGACGAAGCGGCTCTCTGGGCCGCCGAGGCGTTGGCCCGGATCGGCACGCCGACGGCCACCGCCGCCCTGTTCGACACACTCGCGCAGATCAGGGATGGCCATTACAAAGAGCAGGTCGCCAAGACCGCTTCGAATATCAGCAACCACGACAGTTGGCCCCTGCTGCTGGACACCTTCCAGGACACGAAGGATGCGACGGTCCAGCGCGCCGCCGGCGCTTCTCTGTCGAAGATGGCGGACACACCCGTTCTTGATGAGATCATCGCGCGCTACGACGCCGCCCTGACCGAAGAGGAGGCGGCGCATCTGGCGCAGTTGGTGGGCAACATCAATTCTCCCGGCGCCAATGAATCTCTGCGGGCCCTGGCCGGCAGCGTGTCGGGCGTTCCTCTGGACAGTCTGCAACAAGCCGCAATCGATGCGCTGGCCAACGTGGCCGACGCCCAGTCCGTCAGTTTTCTCCTGAGCCAGCTTGAGGCCGCCTCGCCCGGCGAAGGCGGCAGTCTCTTCAACACGGTTGCGAACATCAGTTCGCCACAGGCCCATTCCGCGCTGCTCTATGCAGCGGCCGGAAGCAAGGACGTCTCCGCGGAACAAGGCCGAGCGGCGGCCATCTACGCCCTGGAGAACTACCCCAGCGTCGAAACGTGCGTCTTGCTCGAGCAGATTGTGGCCTCTGAAGACAACATTGCCGTCGTCACAGCCGCCTTGAGGACGCTGGAGAACATCCAGAAGGCTGTCCCGTCCGCGGTCGAGAAGGTCGCTTCCAAGGCAGACTCGGGCACCCTGCTTTCTGTAGACCCCCTGCAAAAATAG